The DNA segment TACCATAATCAAAGAGTTGGCCCGCGGCGGTATGGCTGTTGTTTTTATTGCATATCAACGGTCATTGAAACGCCAGATTGCGGTCAAAATACTCCCCAAAAGTCTTCTTACCCAAAAGACAGCGGATCTGTTCCGCCAGGAAGCGGAATCAGCCGCCATTCTATCGCATCCCAACATTCTTCAGATATATGAAGTGGGAGAAACAGATGAATTTCTTTTCTTTACCATGCAACTGATTCAAGGGCTTTCTGTGGCCAAATCACTTGCCATGGCTAAAAAAAATATTTTGCCTTCAAAACGTCTCCTGCCGCTCGATACCACCATCCGAATTATCAGCCAGGTGCTTGATGCCCTTAATTATGCCCATACCCAGGAAATCATTCATAGAGATATTAAGCCGGCCAACATATTGATCGAAAAACATACCCAAAGAGCAATGATTACGGATTTTGGGGTGGCAAAGGTTCTGCGGGGAGAAAATGAGAAACACCCGATGCTGCTGGGGACTCCCACGTATATGGCCCCGGAGCAGGTGCTCAGAACACAAATGGACAGCAGGATTGATATTTATGCAGTGGGCACCATGCTGTTTCAGATGCTGGTATCTGAATTGCCCTTACCCAAGCATAAATCCAAAGCGGAGTTACTGAAACAAAAAGCATTGAATAAAAATGGAATTTTTCAAAAAAAGCCTTCTGAACTCAACCCCGGGCTCAACCGGGATATGGACATCATTGTGCAAAAGGCAACTGCCTTTGATCCTGATGAAAGATATGCCGTCTGTCGGGACTTCATCAATGACCTTGAGGAATATCGCAGAAAATACCTATAATAAATAGGGGCAGCAAAATGACAAAATCCAAACTTAAGAAACAAACAGTCGATAAAATCGGCAGAGCGTTTACGCTGCTATTTAATCGTCTATCCATGTACAATATAGATCATCCCTTTACTGTGGATTCCATGAATAATTATTACAAGACCATTACAGAGACGCTGGGTACTTTTTCCCCAATTGTTCTG comes from the Thermodesulfobacteriota bacterium genome and includes:
- a CDS encoding serine/threonine-protein kinase, whose amino-acid sequence is MTSIAKLKVDHLIGRQLGTSTIIKELARGGMAVVFIAYQRSLKRQIAVKILPKSLLTQKTADLFRQEAESAAILSHPNILQIYEVGETDEFLFFTMQLIQGLSVAKSLAMAKKNILPSKRLLPLDTTIRIISQVLDALNYAHTQEIIHRDIKPANILIEKHTQRAMITDFGVAKVLRGENEKHPMLLGTPTYMAPEQVLRTQMDSRIDIYAVGTMLFQMLVSELPLPKHKSKAELLKQKALNKNGIFQKKPSELNPGLNRDMDIIVQKATAFDPDERYAVCRDFINDLEEYRRKYL